The following proteins come from a genomic window of Sebaldella sp. S0638:
- a CDS encoding DUF2059 domain-containing protein: MKKIFVMAVLIFSMSITGFSAETAKQRKIKELFQIMDIQAMTNEMSQMILNDQGNINLSKTQKTALQKEMKSMMDYVLNKQAELYDKHFTEQEIDEILNFYKTPAGKKVIEETPKITKELFTDLMENYYPDMIKRLEKIK, translated from the coding sequence ATGAAAAAAATATTTGTTATGGCAGTATTGATATTTTCAATGAGTATAACCGGATTTTCAGCTGAAACAGCAAAACAGAGAAAAATAAAAGAACTGTTTCAGATAATGGATATTCAGGCAATGACAAATGAAATGTCACAAATGATACTAAATGATCAAGGAAATATAAATTTATCAAAAACTCAGAAAACTGCACTGCAAAAAGAGATGAAATCTATGATGGATTATGTGCTGAATAAGCAAGCGGAACTTTATGACAAGCACTTTACAGAGCAGGAAATAGACGAGATTCTTAATTTTTATAAAACCCCTGCCGGGAAAAAAGTCATAGAGGAAACTCCGAAAATTACAAAAGAATTATTTACTGATCTTATGGAGAATTATTATCCTGATATGATAAAAAGACTGGAAAAAATAAAGTAA
- a CDS encoding 5'-nucleotidase, lipoprotein e(P4) family produces MKSFKKLWYICIIVIFTGIMYADKASFEDDTVQMTYEKLQSQQTVLGTVWMQTSAEYRASVYQVFNSAKSRFLEEKNKNYGKKLAVIVDIDETVLDNMYTQAEYIKEGKNYSPQAWSEWVNAEKAAAMPGAVEFVNFIYENGGEVFYVTNRKEAERAKTLDNLLKEKFVADDKHLIMKTKESSKEARRNQIEKDYYVAAYLGDDINDFIDAGATAEERRKRVDELSEEFGKKYFIIPNPVYGSFEAAVNPDYYKTDYRGRTEMRVNSLKGWKE; encoded by the coding sequence ATGAAAAGCTTTAAGAAATTATGGTATATATGTATAATAGTAATATTTACAGGAATTATGTATGCGGACAAAGCTTCTTTCGAAGATGATACTGTGCAGATGACCTATGAAAAATTGCAGTCACAGCAGACAGTGCTGGGGACTGTGTGGATGCAGACTTCTGCCGAGTACAGGGCTTCTGTATATCAGGTTTTTAATTCCGCTAAAAGCAGATTTCTGGAGGAAAAAAATAAAAACTACGGCAAGAAACTTGCAGTTATTGTGGATATAGATGAAACGGTACTTGATAATATGTATACACAGGCGGAGTATATAAAAGAAGGGAAAAATTATTCCCCTCAGGCATGGAGTGAATGGGTAAATGCCGAAAAAGCAGCTGCTATGCCGGGAGCTGTGGAATTTGTGAACTTTATATATGAAAACGGCGGGGAAGTATTTTATGTGACTAACAGAAAAGAAGCGGAAAGGGCAAAAACACTTGATAATCTCTTAAAGGAAAAATTCGTGGCAGATGATAAACATCTTATAATGAAAACCAAGGAATCAAGTAAAGAAGCAAGAAGAAACCAGATAGAAAAAGATTATTATGTTGCGGCTTATCTCGGTGATGATATTAACGATTTTATTGACGCAGGAGCCACAGCAGAAGAACGAAGAAAGAGAGTGGACGAGCTTTCGGAAGAATTCGGGAAAAAGTATTTTATCATTCCCAATCCTGTATATGGAAGCTTTGAAGCAGCAGTGAATCCTGATTATTACAAAACAGATTACAGGGGAAGAACTGAGATGAGAGTGAATTCACTGAAAGGCTGGAAAGAATAA
- a CDS encoding M18 family aminopeptidase — MKEIFAKEFIDFIDKSPSSYHAVKNCSDILDKEGFVRLDPSKECKLEKNGKYYIKKTSSTIMAFTTGEEVSPECGFRMTGSHTDSPCFRIKPNPEMTVENIIRLNTEVYGGPILSTWFDRPLSVAGRVILKTDNIFKPETVNVNIDRPLMTIPNLAIHQNRSVNQGVEIDRQNDVLPVIGLINETFEKEDFLINLVSKECDINKKDILDFDLYVYAYEKGTLLGAENEFVSAPKIDNLASVYAGLRAIAESRHAGKGINVFVGFDNEEVGSSTKQGADSNYLMNYMERIYISLGMNRADFLTAVNNSFLISADGAHAAHPGFTGKMDPTNKPSLNKGVVFKISANQKYTSDGFTIAVIKQVLAGKDIKTQNFVNNSKEAGGSTIGPISSTHLEVDSVDLGIPMLAMHSVRELCGKDDLYSLKELIRVFFEI, encoded by the coding sequence ATGAAAGAAATATTTGCAAAAGAATTTATAGATTTTATTGATAAAAGCCCGAGCAGTTACCATGCAGTGAAAAATTGTTCAGATATTCTGGATAAGGAGGGATTTGTAAGACTTGACCCTTCTAAGGAATGTAAACTGGAAAAAAACGGAAAATATTATATAAAGAAAACCAGCTCTACGATTATGGCATTTACAACAGGTGAAGAAGTCAGTCCAGAATGCGGATTCAGAATGACAGGGTCGCACACTGATTCACCTTGTTTTAGAATAAAACCGAACCCTGAAATGACAGTGGAAAATATAATAAGACTAAATACCGAGGTATACGGCGGGCCTATATTAAGCACATGGTTTGACAGACCGTTATCTGTAGCGGGAAGGGTTATTTTGAAAACAGATAATATTTTTAAGCCCGAAACTGTAAATGTAAATATAGACAGACCTCTTATGACAATACCAAATCTGGCAATCCATCAAAACAGAAGTGTAAATCAGGGAGTGGAAATAGACAGACAGAATGATGTACTTCCTGTAATCGGACTGATAAATGAAACTTTTGAAAAGGAAGATTTTCTGATAAACCTTGTTTCAAAAGAGTGCGATATAAATAAAAAAGACATTCTGGACTTTGACTTATATGTGTATGCATATGAAAAGGGAACTTTACTCGGAGCGGAAAATGAATTTGTCTCTGCACCGAAAATAGATAATCTGGCGTCAGTTTATGCCGGACTTCGTGCAATAGCAGAAAGCAGACATGCAGGAAAGGGAATAAACGTTTTTGTGGGATTTGACAATGAAGAAGTGGGAAGTTCCACAAAACAGGGAGCAGATTCTAATTATCTGATGAACTATATGGAAAGAATATATATTTCGCTGGGAATGAACAGAGCAGATTTTTTAACAGCTGTAAATAATTCTTTTCTGATCTCCGCTGACGGCGCTCATGCTGCACATCCGGGATTTACTGGTAAAATGGATCCTACGAATAAGCCTTCCCTGAATAAAGGAGTGGTATTTAAAATAAGCGCCAACCAGAAATATACTTCTGACGGTTTCACAATAGCTGTAATAAAGCAGGTGTTAGCAGGGAAAGATATAAAAACTCAGAATTTTGTGAATAATTCAAAAGAAGCGGGCGGTTCCACAATAGGGCCTATATCGTCTACACATCTGGAAGTAGATTCGGTGGATTTGGGAATACCTATGCTTGCCATGCATTCTGTACGTGAACTTTGCGGTAAAGATGACCTGTATTCTCTGAAAGAGCTGATCAGGGTATTCTTTGAGATATAG
- the pfkB gene encoding 1-phosphofructokinase — MITTVTLNPAIDTRYFIEDFKEGRLFRAEKTIKSPGGKGLNVTKVLKQLDANVVATGILGGKNGEWIQENLKKMNIKEGFYVSSSETRVCIAVLAKHSETEILESGEELPDSDLRAFEKKFMELVEKSDVITMSGSLPKGMDAGYYQKLVEMVNRKGKKVILDTSGKSLLEGVKGKPYLIKPNFDELEYVLGESIDGRDKIKKAVEKLKNLGAQNVLVSLGGEGAIYFGEEILKITIPKIKIHNTVGSGDSSVAGFAKGLDDGLELHEILKLSMACGMSNAQSMETGKVIPEDVKEFIGNITIEELKM; from the coding sequence ATGATTACTACAGTAACATTAAATCCGGCTATAGATACAAGATATTTTATAGAAGACTTTAAGGAAGGCAGACTTTTCAGAGCTGAGAAGACTATAAAAAGTCCGGGCGGAAAAGGTCTGAATGTGACAAAGGTACTAAAACAACTGGATGCTAATGTTGTTGCCACAGGAATATTAGGCGGGAAAAATGGTGAATGGATACAGGAAAATCTGAAAAAGATGAATATAAAAGAAGGTTTTTATGTATCGTCGTCTGAGACAAGAGTGTGTATTGCCGTTTTGGCAAAACACTCGGAAACTGAAATTCTGGAATCTGGAGAAGAACTGCCTGATTCTGATCTGAGAGCTTTTGAGAAAAAATTCATGGAGCTTGTGGAAAAGTCAGATGTAATAACAATGTCAGGAAGTCTTCCAAAAGGAATGGATGCCGGATATTATCAAAAACTTGTGGAAATGGTAAATAGAAAAGGAAAAAAAGTGATACTTGATACAAGCGGGAAATCGCTGCTGGAAGGTGTCAAAGGAAAACCGTATCTTATAAAGCCTAATTTTGACGAACTGGAATATGTTCTGGGAGAATCAATAGACGGAAGAGATAAAATAAAAAAAGCAGTGGAAAAACTTAAAAATCTGGGAGCACAAAATGTTCTTGTATCTCTGGGTGGAGAAGGAGCAATATATTTTGGCGAGGAGATTTTGAAAATTACAATTCCAAAAATTAAAATACATAATACCGTAGGTTCGGGAGATTCTTCAGTGGCAGGTTTTGCAAAGGGTCTGGATGACGGGCTGGAATTACATGAAATACTGAAATTATCCATGGCGTGCGGTATGTCGAATGCACAAAGCATGGAAACAGGAAAAGTAATTCCTGAAGATGTGAAGGAATTCATTGGAAACATTACAATTGAAGAACTAAAAATGTAA